The genome window TTCCTGCCGGTATTCGTACCGATGTTGCGCTGAATACAATCGACTTCAAACCGACTCTGCTGAGCCTGCTTGGCGTTTCTGCCGAGAAACCGTCGGAGGGTCGCGACGCCTCCGCTGTTTTGCGCGGAGAGCCGGTTTCCAAGGATTGGAAAAATCTGATTTTTTCCCGGAGCCCCGCCGTTCGGCAGGGAACCGCATGGCTGATGGTGACCGACGGACGCTATAAACTGATTGCCAGTCCTGTCGAACCGATCTGGCTGATTGACCTGAAGAAAGATCCGGCCGAGCTGGTAAACCGTGCCGTCGATCCGGAGCTGGCTCCGGTCCGCATTCGCATGGCCAAAGCGCTTTTGAATTATGCAGAGACATATAACGATCCGAATCTGCCTTTAGGGAAAATGCGCGCTTCACTGGAAGAGGCAGGGCTGTGAAAAAAGGCAGAAATGATGAAAAAACAGGTCATACTAAGTGTGGCGGTATTACTGTTGCACTTGTTCAATAGCAGCTGCAGGGTTGTCGCTACCACGTGTTTTTTCTGAGCATATGATACTTCAGGCTGAAGTTCGGGGTCCTGTGTGGGGCTGGGCATCACCGGGAGCCGGTGTGAAAATCTCGATTGCCGGGCAGACGCTTGATGCCGTGGCGGATGCCGATGGCCGCTGGGAGACCGTGTTGTCTCCGGTCGGAAGGGGCGGGCCGTATGTGATGACGGTTACGGATGACGAGGCAACACTTATGGTTTCAGATGTTTTGTTCGGAGAAGTCTGGCTGGCGTCCGGACAGTCCAATGTGGGTATTAATGTCGGTAAGAGCGATGGCGTGGAAGCCGGTCTGAAACTGGCCGATCAGCTTCTGATCCGCTTCTTTACGATGCCGATCAATTTGAACCTTCAGCCGCAGGATGATCTGGCTGGCGGCCAATGGATTGTCTGTGCGTCAGAAAACAGTGCCTCACTCTCCGCGGTCGGTTATTATTTTGCATGCAGGCTGAGTCGAATAATGAATTCGCCGGTGGCTGTGATCCAGTCCGCATGGGGCGGTTTCCGTATTCAGAACTGGATGCCGGTGGATGCCCTGAAATCCAATCCGGATCTACGGCAGTATGCATCGGAATTTGAAGAACGGTGCATAGGTCTTTCGGCAGAACAGAGAACGCCGGTGGGACTGATGGAGCTGGGGGATATTTATCTGAAGTACAACAATGCCTGGGTACAGTACCGGAAAACGAAAAAAGGATCGGAGCCGGTTCCCCCCACGACTCCACGCACCCCGCATGCCGTGGCGTTGAACTATAACGCAATGATTCATCCGTTGGTTCCATATGCGATTAAAGGAGCCCTTTGGTATCAGGGAGAAGCAGACAGCAACCCGACAGATGCACCGCTGTATGCGGAACTTTTGTCATCCATGATTGATGGATGGCGAAAAGACAGGAGCAGTGATTTTCCGTTCATTGTTATCCAGCTTCCCGAATATGCAGCTGTAAACCGGGAGGGGCCGTGGATCTGCGTGCGCGATCAGCAGCGCCGTACGCTGGATCAAACGGATAATACAGTCATGGTGGTTACCATCGGGTACGGCAACATGAACGATATCCACCCGTTGAACAAACGGTCGGTCGGAGAACTGGCGGCCAATGCCGCATTAAGCAAGGCGTATCAGCATAATACGCCATGGTGCGGACCTCTGATTCAGTCTGCTGATCAAAAGGGAGACGAACTAGTGTTGAAGTTTGAGACGTTCGGCCGGCAGGTGCGTAGCAGTTCGCCGGAGCTTGCAGGGTTTGAGGTTTCGGAAGACGGAAATGCATTTCATCCTGTTTCCGCAAAGATCAAAAAAAATCAGGTGGTGATTCCGATCAACGAATCAGTTCAATGCGTTCGTTATGGATGGGATGTGAATCCAAAGCTGACATTGCATGATGATGCCGGTCTGTTGGCGTCACTGTTTTTGAAAGAAGTGCGTTAATTTATACAAGAGGTAGGGGTTGTGAGTTTATTAAATACAATTAAATGGGTTCTTGCCGGTGCAGTTTTTTTGCCTTTGATCGATCAGACTGCAAAGGCGGCCGAAAAACCGAATATCCTGATGATTCTGGTGGACGACATGGGGTATGGCGATGTGGGCTTTAACGGCTGCAAGGATATCCCCACGCCGAACATCGATTCGATTGCCGCCCAAGGCGTTCATTTCTTAGAAGGATATGTGACGGCGCCGCAGTGTGCTCCTTCACGGGCGGGGCTTCTTTCCGGGATGCGTCAGAATCGGTTCGGCCGAGAAGAGAATCACAGCATCGATAAGCTGGGGCTGCCGGTCGATATCCGGCTGTTCGGCGATTATATGCGTGACGCTGGTTACCGCACCGGACTCGTCGGCAAATGGCATGAAGGAACCATGCCGGGAAGCCGTCCGCTGGAGCGGGGATTCGACAGCTTTTACGGATTTCTTGTGGGCAGCACCTTTTTCCTTCCGCCGGACGGAGCCGATACAATTCCCGGAATGTTTGACGGTACGCAAAGAATCAAAGTGACCGACTATCTGACTTTTGTGCTGGGCGACCAAGCGGTTGAGTTTATAGGACAGAAGTCAGAAAAACCGTTCTTCCTTTATCTGGCGTTTAATGCGCCGCATGCACCGCTGCAGGCGCCGGAGGAATATCTGAAGAAATTTGAACATCTTGCGGTGGACGGCGAGCCGGGGCTGTTGTGCAGATACACCAAAACGAACATTAAACATCCGCGGCAGGTGTATGCCGCTATGGTTTCCGCATTGGACGATACCATCGGCAAGGTTTTGCAGTCGCTGCGCGACAGAGGGCTGGAGGAAAACACGCTGGTTTATTTCCTGAGCGACAACGGCGGACCGACTGCGGTGACTTCGGCCGACAACGGCCCGCTGCGCGGCGTGAAGGGTGATCTCCTCGAAGGCGGCGCGCGCGTTCCGTTTGCCGTGCAATGGAAAGGAACCATTCCTGCGGGCCAGACGCTCGATACACCGGTTCTGTCTTTGGATCTGCTGCCGACAGCACTCGCTGCGGCCGGGGTATCTGCTCCCGTAAATCTCGACGGCGTCAACCTGTTGCCTTTGATGGAGGATGGAAAAGCGTTGGCGAAGCGTACATTATACTGGCGTTTTCCATTTCCGCCGTTCTGTCCGGTCTGGGCGGTTCGTGATGGCGACTGGAAACTGGTGAAAGAGGCGGAGAGGAAAGACGGACACAAAGGGTTTACCCGGACGGCCCGGACCGGCCTGTACCGTATTTCTGACGACATTCATGAAGATCATGATCTTTCCGGGCAGTATCCCGAGATCAGACAGAAACTACAGGCGGAGTTCGACCAATGGGAGAGATCGCTGCCGGCATCTGAGAACCTAACGAGAGATAAACAATGAAATGGATTAAAAACATAAAACGACTTTTGGTGCTGACCGTACTTTTTCCGCTGGCGGGACAGTCGGCCGCGGAGAAACCCAATGTGCTTCTGATTCTGGTGGACGACATGGGGTACGGGGATGTCGGCTTTAACGGGTGCAAAGATATTTCGACGCCGAATATCGATTCCATTGTTGCCAACGGCGTGCAGTTTGAGCAGGGATATGTGACCGCTCCGCAATGTGCTCCGTCGCGCGCCGGGTTGCTTTCAGGAATGTCCCAGAGCCGTTTCGGCCGCGAAGAAAACAAGATTATTGATAAAATGGGGATTCCGGCTTCTGTCAAACAGTTCGGGGATTATATGCATGATGCCGGTTATCGGACCGGCATGGTTGGGAAATGGCATCAGGGAACGATGGAAGGTTGCCATCCGCTGGATCGGGGCTTTGACTGGTTTTACGGATTCCTGCCCGGCAGCACCTTTTTCATGCCGACCGGAAAGGCAAAGTACATTCCCCATATTCAGGAGAATCGAGTGCCGCAGAAAGTGACCGATTACCTGACATTTGTATTCGGTGACAAGGCGATGGAATTTATGACCCAGGACTCAGAAAAACCGTTCTTCCTGTATCTCGCATTCAATGCGCCGCACGCGCCGCTGCAGGCTCCGCAGGAATATCTCGACCGCTTTGAACACCTGACCAAGGTGCCGGATCCCATCAATTATATTGAACGGCAGAAGCTGAAACATCCGCGACAGGTTTATGCCGCAATGGTTTCTGCGTTAGATGATACGATCGGTCGCATTTTGACCATGCTTCGTGAAAAAAAGATGGAAGAAAATACCGTAATCTGGTTCCTGAGCGATAACGGCGGCCCGACCGTTGTCACCTCTGCGGACAATGGGCCGCTGCGCGGCGAAAAGGGCGACCTGCTCGAAGGCGGAGCCCGTGTTCCGTTTGCCATGCAGTGGAAAGGAACGGTGCCGGCTGGACAAACCGTTAAAACGCCGGTTTCCTCATTGGATCTGCTGCCGTCTTCACTGGCTGCGGCCGGCGCAACGGTACCCGAAAATCTGGACGGACTGAATCTGCTTCCCGTGATCCGCGATGGGGATGATTTGCCGGAAAGAAATATCTGCTGGCGTTTTCCGCATCCGCCGCCAACGCCGGTCTGGGCGATCCGCAGCGGTGAGTGGAAGCTGGTGCATGAAGCCATTCGCACCCCGAAACCGCGCGGTTTTTCATGGGGTGGCGAGAGAACCGGGCTGTATCGTCTTTCAGACGATATTCATGAAGACAATGACCTATCCGCACAGTATCCCGAAGTTCGGGAACGGTTGCAGAAGGAATATGATCAATGGAATAAAACCCTTCCGGCGGAGAAGTGATGATGAGAAAGCTGTTGTTTTATTTGGCCCTTGCGGCCGCACTTTCTTTTGTGTGCGCTGTTGCAGCAGAATCGGAGCCGCCGAATATTATCGTCATTCTTGCTGACGATCTCGGCTATGGAGATATTGGCGCATACGGTTGCAGGGATATTGAAACACCCAATATCGACAAATTGGCCGAAACCGGTATTCAACTGACCTCCGGTTATGTTTCGGCCCCGTATTGCGGGCCGAGTCGCGCCGGGTTGATGACGGGACGTTACCAGCAGCGGCACGGATTCCGGCACAATCCGGCTATCCAGGAGGGCGGCAGTCCGCTGGGACTGGATGTTGAAGAAGAAACCCTTGGCGATGTAATGACTCGGGCCGGATACCGGACTGCGGCGTATGGCAAATGGCATCTGGGGGGCTCAGAATGTTTTCACCCAAACAACCGGGGATTTTACGAGTTCTACGGTTTCCTCGGCGGAGGCCACTGCTTTTTTCCGGAACAGTACGCCGACAAGATGAGAGAATGGGCCAACCCGCCGGATCGTCCGGTGACGGACCTGTATATGTATGGAACGCCGCTGGAGATCAACGGAATTGATCTTCCGCCTCAGAAGGGATATCTGACGGATCTGCTGACGACACAGGCCATTGCTTTTATGAAAGGGTTCAGGCACCGCCGGCTCTTCATGTATGTTTCCTATAATGCACCGCACGTTCCCCTGGAAGCACCGGAGGAGTATCTGGAGAAATACAGCCATATTCAGGATCATAAGCGACGGACGTATGCCGCAATGGTGGATAATCTGGATTGGAATGTCGGTCGGATTGTTTCTGCTCTCGACGAGTTGGGAAAACGGGAAAATACCCTGATTGTTTTTCTGAGCGATAACGGCGGACCCGAAAAAAACGGAGCGGATAACGGGCTGCTTCGCGGAGAAAAGGGGACCACGTTTGAAGGCGGGGTCCGGGTGCCGTTTATCTGGAACTGGCCGGCGGGGCTGGTGAAAGATCGGACGCTGGATGTTCCTGTTTCCTCATTGGATCTGTTGCCGACGTTTGCCGCGCTCGGAGGCACGGAGCCGGCAGGGAAACCGCTGGATGGTGTTAATGTTCTTCCGTGGCTTCGCGGAACCGCGTCCGGAACTCCGCATGAGCGGCTTTTTTGGGATCGTGACGGGCAGTGCGGAATGCGCGAAGGAGATTTCAAACTGGTGCGTATGAAAAACAAACCATGGATGCTTTTTAACGTGATTGAGGATATTGGCGAAGAGACGGATTTGTCGGCATCAATGCCTGAAAAAGTTAAAACCATGTCCATGGTTTATAACAACTGGCTGAATCCTATGCCTCCTGCGCGATGGACAGATCCTCAGCAGTAATTGATCCACATTGAAAAACAGGGTGATCAACGTATGAACAGAACAGTATTCAAACAGGCTCTTAAACAGGGCTTTTTCTTTTTTGTCTTATCTGCGTTTTCTGCTGCTGCCGAAGCTCCGTCTTCGTCTCAGGCGCTTGCCGATAAAATTTTGCGGTATCGCGGCAGCCCGTTGCGGGAGCTGCACAGACTGCCGGTCATCCATGTTCGTGATTACGGGGCTGTTCCCAATGACGGCACCAATGATTTTACGGCCATACAGGCTGCTGTGAAAGCATTGGGAAAAGGAAATGCGGAGCTGCGGTTTGAACCCGGCGTGTATGATGTGAATCCCGGGGGCGGGGCGTACTCGCAGAAAGAACGACCGGTTCTGTTTTTCCGGGGTTTGGAAAATGTGGTGGTGGACGGACAGGGGGCTTCTGTTCTGATTCAGCGCCCAAGCGCCGGCTTCTTCAAGGCCCAGGGATGTCAGAACATCATTGTGCGAAATTTCAGTGTAGACTACGATCCGCTGCCTTTTTCTCAGGGAACCGTTATTGCATCCGATCCCGTTGAAAAGTGGATTGAAGTCAGAACGGACGATGGATTTCCTGCATTGGATGATCCTTTTTTCAGTGCCTACGCTTCCTGGGGCATGCTGAAAGATCCTCAGTTCCCGGGGAAACTGAAAGCGGGTGCGCCGAATGTTCTGTTTCGTTCTTCCTGTGAACGGACCGGGAAAGACACATTTAAAATCGTGCTGGATAAGCCGTTTGCTGAATTTTTGCAGGTAGGGGACCGTTATGCGCAAGTGTGCCGGGCGTCCGGTGGATGTGAATATTTCGGAAATGAAAACATCACATTCGACCGGATTACATTTCATGCAGTTCCGGGATCACTGTTTGTCGGGGCGGATACATCCCGGCTGAATGTGCTGAACTGTCGCGGAAAGCTTAAAAACGGCCGATTGCTGGTCAACGGTGCAGACGGTGTTCATTGCCAGGCGGCCAAGGTCGGGCCGTGGATCGAAGGGTGTGAGTTCGAAGGGCTTTCTGACGACTGCCTGAACGTGTACAGCCTTCCGTTTTATGTGGTGGAGGTTCTGGGGCCGAAAAAGTTTCGGATCACCCGGCCTCAACGAATCGAACCGGGCGATCCGCTCGTGTTCTTCCGCCCGCAAACCGGGGAAATACTCGCAGAAACAGAAGTGATATCCTTGAAAAAAGATGTGGTGACCCTGAAGGATGAGGTGACCGGCCTGAACCTCGCTCCGAAAGGAACTGCATACGATCAGCGCGGATGGAAAATCTATGACCATGCCTATAATCCGAACCGGACCGGAAACTGGTTTGTATATCGGAATAATTATATGCATGACGGACGCCGTTTCGGTGTGTTCATCAAGGCATCATACGGACTGATTGAAGACAACCGGTTTGAACGGCTTTCCGACTGCGCTATGCAAATCCAGAACGAACCGGACTGGCCTGAAGGCTTCTGGGCCCGCAATCTTGTAATCCGCAATAACCGGATTCTTAACTGTGCTTTTGTCAATAATCACATACCGGTGCATGTCGAGTGGGCCCGGTTGGGAAATCGGCCTTCGAAATCTGCGCAGCAGCAGAATATATTTTTTGAAGACAACTCGGTTCGGGCATTTTCCGGACCCTGCGCCCGGTTTGATGGTGTCGACGGGCTGGCCTTGTCCAATAACGTTTTTGAAAGCGGCTCCGGTGATCCCTCAGCGATCATTGGCGAACATGTAACTCTTCTGGAAAAGGATCGCTGATGACGCACCCGGTCAAAAAACTGAGCCAGCTCGGTATTTTTAAATATGCAGTAGGGGATGGCGCATTTTCCATCACCATGAACGGCATGAATAACTTTGCCATGATCTACCTGACCCAGATTCTCGGCCTGAACCCGGGGTGGGCGGGAGTCGCTATCAGCATTGCCATTTTCTGGGATGCGGTCACCGATCCGGTGATGGGGCATATTTCCGATAATACCCGAACCCGCTGGGGCCGGCGCCATCCATACGTGCTGGTCGGCGGGCTGTTGGCGGCCATCAGTTTTTTTATGTTCTGGACCGTTCCGCAGCTGTTGGGAAGTGCCGGAGTTATCTTTGCGGCAGCTTTGACTTTCAACCTGATGGTCCGCACCGCGCTGACGGTCTACATGGTTCCGTACACGGCGCTGGGGTTCGAAATCTGTCCTGATTATGAAGACCGTGCCCGCCTTCAGGGCGTCCGGTTTTTTATTAATCAGTTGACCAATTTTTTCGCCGGAGCCATGGCGTGGCCGTTTTTCTTTAAAGAACGTCTGAATGATGCAGGAGACATGGTGGATGGTTCCCTGCTCGCCTCCAACTATAACCGGTTTGCGGTCATCATGGGGATTGTGATTGTCGTACTGGTCTCCGTTTGCTGCTGGGGAACCCGTCAGTTTGCCCTGGACAACCGGAACGAAGAGGTCCGGGGGAACAACCTAAAAGCGTTCTGGGTGGATTTTTTGGCCATTTTCAAAGATCGACTCGCAGTAAAAGTCTTCATTTTTTTCGTTATTGCCCAGTTTGCCATGATGCTGATGGGAACAACACAGATGTTTGTTTACATCTTTTATATGAAGTTCAGTGCTGTTGAGAAATCGATTGTTCATGGCGGCGGAATGCTGGCCTTCGCATTCTGCTCCTTGAATCTGGCAAAACTGGTAACCCGGTTTGACAAAAAGCCGGCCGGATTTATCGGGATGGTGCTGGCCGTTTTCGGAGGCCTTGGGCTGCTGGCTGTATTCCGCAGCGGAATGATGAACCCGCAGCAGGGGGCATTTACGATATTCGGTGAAACGATTCATCTTTCAACGCTTGTGTTTGCGCTGCTGCAGATGTGCTGGTGGGGTGGATGCGGACTGGTGGTTCCATTGGCCAGTTCCATGATTGCGGATGTGGCGGCGATTAATGAGAAGAAGACCGGTGAACAGAAAAACGCCAGCTATGCAGCCATCTTTACCTTCTGCAGCAAGGCGGCCGGATCGATCGGCATCAATATCTGCGCGATGCTGCTGGCCACCGCCGGCATTGTATCCGGCGCAAAAGAGCAGACTCCGGAGGCCGCACGCAATATTGCCACCTTATGTTTCATTTGCGGTCCGATCATAATGATTTCAGCCATGGTGCTTTTGCGCGCCTATCCGATTAATCGAAATACCATCAAGGAAATCACAGAATGAATATAAAAAAATATATTTTGGTACTGGTTGCGGGGGTGACAGCCAGTGCGGTGTTTGCAGAGGTACGGGTTGCCCCGGTTTTCAACGACGGCGCCGTGTTGCAATGTGATATGCCGGTGAACGTATGGGGAACCGCAGACCCGGGAGCACCCGTCACGGTTTCGTTTGCCGGGCAGAAGAAAACGGCCGTGGCAAGTGCGAGTGGCGAGTGGAAAGTGGTTCTTGATCCGTTAAAAGCCTCTTCTGAACCCCGGTCTCTTCATGTTTCAAGTTCCGAGATTCAGGTTTCCCTCAACGACATCGTCGTTGGAGAGGTTTGGCTGGCGACCGGTCAATCCAACATGGTGATGCCGCTTCGCAATTCAACCGGCGGCGACGAACGGCTTAAAATGACCATCCCGGAAATCCGTTTCATGAAAGTTCCGCAGCAGACCGGGCTGCCGCCCGATCCGATGAATGCCGAGCAGCTGGCATGGAAAGAATTTAAACCCGGCCCGAATAATGAGATTGCCGCAGTCGCTTTTTATTTTGCTGAATACCTGCAGAAGCAGGTTGGTGGACCCGTTGGGATTGTTCAGTGTTCATACGGCGGAACGCCGGCGGAGGCCTGGACGCCGGCGTGGGCTCTCGACGAAAAACCGGAGCTGAAGTATCTGGCGAGTGCGATCCGAGGCGGATTGGCTTCTGATAAAACGACAGAACAGTGGCAGAAGGAAAAGGATGCCTTCTGGGATTTTTGGCGCGCCCGCCGCGAATGGGCAAAAACCAGAGAGGGACCTGCGCCGGAGCCGGTTCCGAAGCCCGGTCCGGACAATCCGCTCAATCAACAGGCGCCGACTGTTCTTTTCGAAAACATGCTGAAGCCGTTGATCCCTTACACTGCGCGTGGAATTGTCTGGTATCAGGGCGAAAGCAATGCCGGCAAGCCTGATGAATACCGGGTCCTTTTCCCAGCCATGATCGATGCCTGGCGCAAGCTGTGGGATCGTCCTGACTGGCCGTTCTTCTTCGTGCAGATTTCCGCCTACAACCATCCGACGCAGGATTGGCCGGGGCTGCGTGATGCCCAGCGGTTTACGCGCGATACCGTGCCGCACACCGGCATGGCTCTTTCTATTGATTGCGGCGAAAAGGAAGAAATACATCCGTGGGCAAAACAGCCGGTTGGAGAACGCCTCGGCCTGCTTGCAATGGAACAGGTGTATGGTCGCGATGTGGTTTCGCGAGGCCCGGCTTTCCAAACTCTGGAAAAAGAAGAAGATGCTGTTCGCGTGGTTTTCCAATATTCGGAAAAAGGACTCGAAACGTCAGACGGCAAGGCGGACGTGCCCGGTTTCGAGATCGCGGGGGCGGACGGCGAATATCATCCGGCAGCCGCAAAAATCATATCCAGCAATGCAGTTGAACTGACCTGTCCCGAGGTTCGCAAACCGGTTTCTGTTCGATACGCATGGCACAACTGGGTCGAGCCGCCAGTGACGTTGCAGAACAGTTCCGGTCTGCCTGCCGAGCCGTTTTCTGCACAGAAATAGGTCCTGAAAGGAACCATGAAGCGAATTATCACAGCAGGTATAGTTCTTCTGTTGTTGAACAGTGCGCCTGGAGACGAGTGGGGCGATGCTCAGTGGATTACGGGTTGCGCCGATATTCCACGGGATGCGTTTGTCAGCTCATGGGAGGACTCGGCTTTTTTAAACCAGTTGCCGAACAAACAGCTTTCCGATGAGCATCGGGAGCTGTTTAAGGAACGGTTTGCTGAAGCATCGGTGCCGGTTGTTTTCCGCAAGAGGTTTCATCTGGATAGGCCGGCAGTGTCCGCTCAACTGAAAATCTGCGGGCTGGGCTATTATCAGGCGGAACTGGATGATAAAAAAATCGGCAACCATGCGTTGGCTCCGAACGTTACGCATTATGATACAGTCGCCCGTTATCAGGAGTTTGACCTGGACCTTGCTGCCGGGGAGCATGAGTTCCGCATTACCGTTGCTCCGGGCCGGTTGAACGAAGCGCTGGGTTCCCACCATTCTATTTACCGCCAGACTCCAGTCT of Tichowtungia aerotolerans contains these proteins:
- a CDS encoding sulfatase family protein; the protein is MSLLNTIKWVLAGAVFLPLIDQTAKAAEKPNILMILVDDMGYGDVGFNGCKDIPTPNIDSIAAQGVHFLEGYVTAPQCAPSRAGLLSGMRQNRFGREENHSIDKLGLPVDIRLFGDYMRDAGYRTGLVGKWHEGTMPGSRPLERGFDSFYGFLVGSTFFLPPDGADTIPGMFDGTQRIKVTDYLTFVLGDQAVEFIGQKSEKPFFLYLAFNAPHAPLQAPEEYLKKFEHLAVDGEPGLLCRYTKTNIKHPRQVYAAMVSALDDTIGKVLQSLRDRGLEENTLVYFLSDNGGPTAVTSADNGPLRGVKGDLLEGGARVPFAVQWKGTIPAGQTLDTPVLSLDLLPTALAAAGVSAPVNLDGVNLLPLMEDGKALAKRTLYWRFPFPPFCPVWAVRDGDWKLVKEAERKDGHKGFTRTARTGLYRISDDIHEDHDLSGQYPEIRQKLQAEFDQWERSLPASENLTRDKQ
- a CDS encoding sialate O-acetylesterase; translated protein: MKISIAGQTLDAVADADGRWETVLSPVGRGGPYVMTVTDDEATLMVSDVLFGEVWLASGQSNVGINVGKSDGVEAGLKLADQLLIRFFTMPINLNLQPQDDLAGGQWIVCASENSASLSAVGYYFACRLSRIMNSPVAVIQSAWGGFRIQNWMPVDALKSNPDLRQYASEFEERCIGLSAEQRTPVGLMELGDIYLKYNNAWVQYRKTKKGSEPVPPTTPRTPHAVALNYNAMIHPLVPYAIKGALWYQGEADSNPTDAPLYAELLSSMIDGWRKDRSSDFPFIVIQLPEYAAVNREGPWICVRDQQRRTLDQTDNTVMVVTIGYGNMNDIHPLNKRSVGELAANAALSKAYQHNTPWCGPLIQSADQKGDELVLKFETFGRQVRSSSPELAGFEVSEDGNAFHPVSAKIKKNQVVIPINESVQCVRYGWDVNPKLTLHDDAGLLASLFLKEVR
- a CDS encoding sulfatase family protein; this translates as MKWIKNIKRLLVLTVLFPLAGQSAAEKPNVLLILVDDMGYGDVGFNGCKDISTPNIDSIVANGVQFEQGYVTAPQCAPSRAGLLSGMSQSRFGREENKIIDKMGIPASVKQFGDYMHDAGYRTGMVGKWHQGTMEGCHPLDRGFDWFYGFLPGSTFFMPTGKAKYIPHIQENRVPQKVTDYLTFVFGDKAMEFMTQDSEKPFFLYLAFNAPHAPLQAPQEYLDRFEHLTKVPDPINYIERQKLKHPRQVYAAMVSALDDTIGRILTMLREKKMEENTVIWFLSDNGGPTVVTSADNGPLRGEKGDLLEGGARVPFAMQWKGTVPAGQTVKTPVSSLDLLPSSLAAAGATVPENLDGLNLLPVIRDGDDLPERNICWRFPHPPPTPVWAIRSGEWKLVHEAIRTPKPRGFSWGGERTGLYRLSDDIHEDNDLSAQYPEVRERLQKEYDQWNKTLPAEK
- a CDS encoding right-handed parallel beta-helix repeat-containing protein, with the protein product MNRTVFKQALKQGFFFFVLSAFSAAAEAPSSSQALADKILRYRGSPLRELHRLPVIHVRDYGAVPNDGTNDFTAIQAAVKALGKGNAELRFEPGVYDVNPGGGAYSQKERPVLFFRGLENVVVDGQGASVLIQRPSAGFFKAQGCQNIIVRNFSVDYDPLPFSQGTVIASDPVEKWIEVRTDDGFPALDDPFFSAYASWGMLKDPQFPGKLKAGAPNVLFRSSCERTGKDTFKIVLDKPFAEFLQVGDRYAQVCRASGGCEYFGNENITFDRITFHAVPGSLFVGADTSRLNVLNCRGKLKNGRLLVNGADGVHCQAAKVGPWIEGCEFEGLSDDCLNVYSLPFYVVEVLGPKKFRITRPQRIEPGDPLVFFRPQTGEILAETEVISLKKDVVTLKDEVTGLNLAPKGTAYDQRGWKIYDHAYNPNRTGNWFVYRNNYMHDGRRFGVFIKASYGLIEDNRFERLSDCAMQIQNEPDWPEGFWARNLVIRNNRILNCAFVNNHIPVHVEWARLGNRPSKSAQQQNIFFEDNSVRAFSGPCARFDGVDGLALSNNVFESGSGDPSAIIGEHVTLLEKDR
- a CDS encoding sulfatase-like hydrolase/transferase yields the protein MMRKLLFYLALAAALSFVCAVAAESEPPNIIVILADDLGYGDIGAYGCRDIETPNIDKLAETGIQLTSGYVSAPYCGPSRAGLMTGRYQQRHGFRHNPAIQEGGSPLGLDVEEETLGDVMTRAGYRTAAYGKWHLGGSECFHPNNRGFYEFYGFLGGGHCFFPEQYADKMREWANPPDRPVTDLYMYGTPLEINGIDLPPQKGYLTDLLTTQAIAFMKGFRHRRLFMYVSYNAPHVPLEAPEEYLEKYSHIQDHKRRTYAAMVDNLDWNVGRIVSALDELGKRENTLIVFLSDNGGPEKNGADNGLLRGEKGTTFEGGVRVPFIWNWPAGLVKDRTLDVPVSSLDLLPTFAALGGTEPAGKPLDGVNVLPWLRGTASGTPHERLFWDRDGQCGMREGDFKLVRMKNKPWMLFNVIEDIGEETDLSASMPEKVKTMSMVYNNWLNPMPPARWTDPQQ
- a CDS encoding sialate O-acetylesterase → MNIKKYILVLVAGVTASAVFAEVRVAPVFNDGAVLQCDMPVNVWGTADPGAPVTVSFAGQKKTAVASASGEWKVVLDPLKASSEPRSLHVSSSEIQVSLNDIVVGEVWLATGQSNMVMPLRNSTGGDERLKMTIPEIRFMKVPQQTGLPPDPMNAEQLAWKEFKPGPNNEIAAVAFYFAEYLQKQVGGPVGIVQCSYGGTPAEAWTPAWALDEKPELKYLASAIRGGLASDKTTEQWQKEKDAFWDFWRARREWAKTREGPAPEPVPKPGPDNPLNQQAPTVLFENMLKPLIPYTARGIVWYQGESNAGKPDEYRVLFPAMIDAWRKLWDRPDWPFFFVQISAYNHPTQDWPGLRDAQRFTRDTVPHTGMALSIDCGEKEEIHPWAKQPVGERLGLLAMEQVYGRDVVSRGPAFQTLEKEEDAVRVVFQYSEKGLETSDGKADVPGFEIAGADGEYHPAAAKIISSNAVELTCPEVRKPVSVRYAWHNWVEPPVTLQNSSGLPAEPFSAQK
- a CDS encoding MFS transporter, yielding MTHPVKKLSQLGIFKYAVGDGAFSITMNGMNNFAMIYLTQILGLNPGWAGVAISIAIFWDAVTDPVMGHISDNTRTRWGRRHPYVLVGGLLAAISFFMFWTVPQLLGSAGVIFAAALTFNLMVRTALTVYMVPYTALGFEICPDYEDRARLQGVRFFINQLTNFFAGAMAWPFFFKERLNDAGDMVDGSLLASNYNRFAVIMGIVIVVLVSVCCWGTRQFALDNRNEEVRGNNLKAFWVDFLAIFKDRLAVKVFIFFVIAQFAMMLMGTTQMFVYIFYMKFSAVEKSIVHGGGMLAFAFCSLNLAKLVTRFDKKPAGFIGMVLAVFGGLGLLAVFRSGMMNPQQGAFTIFGETIHLSTLVFALLQMCWWGGCGLVVPLASSMIADVAAINEKKTGEQKNASYAAIFTFCSKAAGSIGINICAMLLATAGIVSGAKEQTPEAARNIATLCFICGPIIMISAMVLLRAYPINRNTIKEITE